The sequence CGGGCAGCAGGAGCGGCGATGAACTGCCGCCCGGTAGCTGGGCGACTTAGCTGGGGCTGATTACAACCCCAGTCGTGAACGGGCTTGCTTAACATTGGAATGAAACTTGTAGCCTTTTTTCATTCCAGAGTATTTCTTAATGCCAGAGTGCTTGCCAGCCAGCGGCCACCACTGCGGATCATTTGGCCAGCTGCGCCAAACTGTTCCCCAGCGGTCGACAACGTGGGCAATACAAGTTTCTTCGCCAAGACTCTTTCCTGCCCGGTTATCGCCGGGCCAGTACCAGGATAGCTGATGGCACACACGGCCTTGGGGGTCGATTTTCCATTCCCCGGCGCCCAGGCTGTCACTGTTTTCGCCGCACCAGGCACGAGCTTGCTGGTTGGGTGAGTAATAGATGCCGCCATTGCACCCTTCGGCCCAAATATCAGTATTCCCAGCATAGATACTCGCTATGAGTTGCGGGGGCGCGGGCTTGGCGCTGCGAGGTTTGGGGTCCGCGAGGACAAAAGTCGGGATGGTGCCCAAAAGAGCTGTGGCGACTAGTTTCGCAGCCAACTTCATGTGAAACCTCCTACGGTTAACAGCGGGCGGTCATTTAAGGCCGCCTCGGAATATTGCGTGGTCTTGCCTGAACCCGCATGACTTGCTTCCCCAAAGGCGTTGCCTTTCAAGCCAAGGCCGCTGCCGGGAAATCGTATCTTCAGAACAGGAAATTCGATCCGTCGTCGAGCTGTTCAACGGTCGTGTTTTGCACGGTTACTGTGACATTTCCGAAGTAGACGAACACGTCCTCGCCTTGCTGGTCAAAATCCACTCCACTCATGCCGGACGCTCCGCTTTTCACATGAATTTTGTCAATTCCGATTTCGAAGTCGGTAATAACGTCTGTGTGATCGTTCCGTCTGAACATGAAGACATCGGCGCCAGCCCCTCCGGTAAGCAGGTCATCGCTTTGCCCGCCAATCAGGGTGTCTTGCCCGCCGCCGCCCTGCAGGGTGTCGTTGCCGGACCCTCCAAACAGCTTGTCGCTTCCCTTGTTTCCGAACAGAGTGTCGTTTTCAGAACCGCCTGCAATCTTGTCGCGCCCGCCGCCGCCAATGAGTTCATCACTGCCGTCTTCGCCCCGCAACAGGTCCCGTCCGCGGCCGCCCAGCAGCCGGTCATCCCCTTCACTGCCTGTCAGTGTATCGTTGCCAGCTCCACCCCATGCGGTGTCGTTGCCAGTGCCGAGGCGGACAACATCATCTCCTGCCAGTGACCGGATTTCCAGACCGGTTCCTAGGTTCAAGGAAATGTCGTCATCTCCAGAGAAAAGGCTCTTCATGAGTTGCTTTCCACTCATGGCCTCATACTCCGCATAGGGAAGTGCGAAGCCCGAAATGGAGGCAAGCGACGTGTCACCGTCGGAGTAAGACAGCGAATAGATCTCCCAGTCGCTTTCGAGTATGCTGGTGAAGTTACCCGTCAGCGTCAGAACAGAGCCATCCAGGGCAGTCATCTCGATCGAGAAGCTGTCGTATACAGTACTCGCGGGCTCATCGAATTTCTCGAAGGCCAGGAGTCTGATCAGAGTAGGCGCGCCATTTAAGCCGCCGATAAATGCGTTAGCCATGGCATGTGTCTTTCTGCTGTGTAAACTTCATCGTGGTTATACCGGTAGAACAGGCCTGGGAAAAAACAATGAATTTTCAATAAATCCGTCCTGAGCGCCGCATTTAAAATGATTTTTGAGGTTAAAGCGGCCTGAGGGCGGAAACTGTTTCCAAGTTCTGAACTGTGCTGTGTGCAGGTGGTCAGCCTGCGGCCAGAGAATCGCACCGCCTTGTGCCTGGCTGGAAATCTGCAGAGGCGCCGGCAGTTAGATTGCTATGCATCTTGACCGCAAATTGCGCCAGATTTCCTTGGCCGCCAGGTTCTTAAGCAGCCGTTTAGCAGTCGCGTTCATTTGAGCTTTCTGGTGCGCGGCTGCGCCCACAGCAAATCTTTGTTTCAAATTTGCTCAACAATTCCCCGCGTGGCGCGGGATTGTCAGCCCATTTGCGGCGCCACCAAGTGAATTTCAGAGAAAATTTGAGGAAATTTTGACAAAAGCGGTTTCAGGCAGGAAGTTGTCTGCCATGTAGCCTGATCTGCTTGTCTTGTGCGGAATCACTGTGGGGACGGTCTCCGCGCACAATAGACAGCAGTGTTGGCCTGCTTGGGGGTCGGGGGACCGTGGCTAACAGTAGTGATGTTTTCCGCTTTGCAGGTGTGTGCCTGCCAGCTCTCGAGATGCAGCGCGCCTGCATTCGGAGGGGGCTATATTGAAACGGTTTTCCTTTCATCAGGACAGGCTGGAGACCGTCATGTCGTCACGCAAAGTGTTCGACGACCCAAAACGAGTCCGGGCCCGCCGGGTTAGGGCTATGGTGATCGCCTTCGTTACGGCGGTCCTGTGCTGGGCGATCCTTTTTCTTGACGGCTCGTTTTCGTTGCAGTCTGCGCTGCGAGAGCTGAATCCCTTTTATCGGGACAACCGCAGCCATGTTCATTCAGCCCTGGACAGCAACGGCCAACACGACCTGACCCACTTGGCGTCTGCGTCAACGCTGCCTCAGGCAGGGTCCGACTGCGAAGCAGGGCGCAAACAGCCCGTGTTTTCGGCGATGGCGGACACAGGGGTTCCGCGGGTCTTCGGCCATGTGCCCGTATCGTCAGAAGGGGCGTTTTTGTCGCTGGAAGACAGTTGCGGCCAAATGGGCGTCGTTGTGCCGGAATGGATCAGCATCGTCGAGCAACAGGACCGCCTTGCAGTTTCGGTAATCAGCAAGGACACTCGGATTTCTGTTGAAGAGTACATGTCCGGCACCTCTGTGCGACCGCAACTCCTGCCGGCCGTTTTGCTAGGCGCGAACAGGACAGAAGAAGCTTTTCTGGAAAGTATCGCTGATGCTGCACAAGCGTCGGAGCTCGCTGAAGGTATGGCCACCGCTGTGGCAGCCTTGAACGCCCAAGGGGCGTGCCTGGATTTCACTGGAATGGCCCCTGAAGCGTTCCAGCGTCTCAGACCGCTGATGACGAGCTTTTCTG is a genomic window of Leisingera caerulea DSM 24564 containing:
- a CDS encoding DUF995 domain-containing protein, whose product is MKLAAKLVATALLGTIPTFVLADPKPRSAKPAPPQLIASIYAGNTDIWAEGCNGGIYYSPNQQARAWCGENSDSLGAGEWKIDPQGRVCHQLSWYWPGDNRAGKSLGEETCIAHVVDRWGTVWRSWPNDPQWWPLAGKHSGIKKYSGMKKGYKFHSNVKQARSRLGL
- a CDS encoding calcium-binding protein, whose translation is MANAFIGGLNGAPTLIRLLAFEKFDEPASTVYDSFSIEMTALDGSVLTLTGNFTSILESDWEIYSLSYSDGDTSLASISGFALPYAEYEAMSGKQLMKSLFSGDDDISLNLGTGLEIRSLAGDDVVRLGTGNDTAWGGAGNDTLTGSEGDDRLLGGRGRDLLRGEDGSDELIGGGGRDKIAGGSENDTLFGNKGSDKLFGGSGNDTLQGGGGQDTLIGGQSDDLLTGGAGADVFMFRRNDHTDVITDFEIGIDKIHVKSGASGMSGVDFDQQGEDVFVYFGNVTVTVQNTTVEQLDDGSNFLF